The genomic segment CATGATTGATTTCAACCAGCCGTCCATAGCCATAACGATCACCCGCCCAGGTCACAACACCGGACGCGACCGCTACAATATCAGAGCCCAGCTTACCGGCAAAATCGACCCCCGCATGCCAGGCCAGTTGCCCTGTAAAGGGATCCGCACGGCGACCATAGCGGGAGGACATCCAGCCTTTCTTGATCGGCCGTCCAGTGACAAAGGTATCTTCATCCAGACGCCGGGCAGACATCAGGTCGTCCAGCACTTCCAGCTGCTGCTCACGATGGCCAATACGATCTGCCAGATCATTCAGCACATCGCTGATTTCCGGTGCCTCGTAGGCTTCGCCTATAGATCCCGGACCACCCAAAGCAGGTGCCATGGAGAAATCGAATTCTTCCGCTTCCAGATTGGCAACATCAACCAGGCGTTCGCCGAGGGCGTCAAGGCGCATCAAGCGCGACTGCAATTCTGCCAATTTGACCGTCAGAGCTTGTAGCTCCTGATCGGTCTGAACACGGATTTGTTCCAACTCCTGGCGCTGCAGGCTGAGATCATTTTCCCATGCCTCTGCTGCCATCGGCTCCAGCGAAAAATCTTCATCTGCCAGCCAATCAGCCAGCCAAAAGCCTGCCGCCCCCATCGCAAAAGGCAGTGCCACAAGACAACCAAACAGCAGCGTCCTTGCAGGTGTGGTCAATCGGTAAGTCCGAGACTCACCGTGACGCTGACCAACAACAATAATGTTCATAAATAACCAGGTAAGTGAACCAGACGGATACGCGTACAGACTTGCTTGTCAGGCCCATGCCCTACTGACCGCCGCACAACCGGAGCTTTCACAACAGCCAAACCCATGACAATTCACCAACCAACAGACAAAAATAAGGCCATATTACTATGGCCTTGGGATATTACTACAGCATTTTTTAGAAGCACTTAACCAGCGGCAGCTGGACGCATATAAGTAATCGGTGCAGCTTCTTCACTAAACTCGACAAATTCCCACGCATCTTCATGAGCGAGTAATTCGCGCAGCAAGCAATTGTTCAGGCCATGACCCGACTTGTAGCCTATGTATTCACCAATCAAACTGTGGCCAAGCAAATACAGATCACCAACGGCATCCAGAATCTTGTGTTTGACGAACTCATCTTCATAGCGCAGACCGTCTTCGTTCAGGACGCGATAATCATCCACCACAATCGCATTCTTGACACTACCGCCCAGCGCCAGGTTTTTGGAGCGCATGTACTCCAGATCCTTGGTAAACCCAAAGGTACGAGCACGACTGACTTCCTTGACATACGAGGTCGAGGAGAAGTCCAAGCTGGCCTTCTGCACACTCTGTTTAAGCACAGGGTGATCAAAATCAATTTCAAAAGACACCTTGAAACCGTCATAAGGCAAAAAAGCAGCCGTTTTGTCGCGCTCTTTGACTTCAATACGACGCTTGATACGAATAAAACGCTTTGGCGCGTCCTGTTCCATCAAACCAGCCGATTGCAGTAAAAAGACAAACGGGCCAGAGCTACCGTCCATAATAGGTACTTCGCGAGCACTGACTTCCACAACGGCGTTATCGATACCAAGGCCAGCCATTGCAGACAGCAAATGCTCCACAGTGTCAACCTTGGCATGATCACGAACCAGGGTTGTAGATAAAGTCGTTTCACCGACATTCAACGCATGCGCAGGAATATCGACGACGGGGTCAAGGTCAGTTCGACGGAACACAATCCCTGTGTTGACCGGGGCGGGCTTCAAAGTCAGGTAGACTTTTTCACCGGAGTGAAGGCCTACGCCTGAAGCGCGAATAGTGTTCTTTAGGGTGCGTTGAGGGATCATTCTGACAATCCTGCCATTATTGGGCGTTTTTTATACAAAAAAGGTAGATCTAGGGATTATAGCAGGAATGAAAGAACACGCCAGTGGCGTGCTCTTTTTGACTCAATCTGCCTGACGACGCAAAAAAGCAGGTATATCCAGATATTCCATATCCTGTCGTGTTTGTGGCTCTGCTCTTGTCGCCGCCTGTGCCCCAGCTCCAGCCTGACGACTCACCGCCGGGCGATCCAGTTTGTTGTAGTCTGTAGTTCCGTCAGCACGTTTTGGTGCCGGTGCATTATCGACCACTTTTTTCGGGCGAGGTTCCGCTGCGACAGAGGCTGACGCAGAAGCATGGTAGTTCAGGCCAGTAGCGACCACCGTTACGCGCAACTCATCACTCATTTCTGGATCGATGACAGTACCGACAACGACGGTCGCATCTTCTGCAGCGTATTCGCCAATAATATCGCCAACTTCGGAAAACTCACCCAGAGACAAATCAAAACCTGCGGTAACATTGACCAGAATACCGCGCGCACCCTTGAGATTAACGTCTTCCAGCAACGGACTGCCAACGGCAGCTTCTGCGGCCTTGCGAGCGCGATTTTCGCCACTGGCAGAACCGCTTCCCATCATGGCTTGTCCCATTTCGGACATCACTGTGCGCACGTCAGCAAAGTCAACGTTAATCATACCCTGCTGGGTAATCAGATCGGCGATCCCCTTGACAGCACCATGCAACACATCATTTGCAGTGCGGAAAGCATCCATCAGCGTGGTGCCCTTCCCCAGTACCGACAGGAGCTTTTCGTTCGGAATAGTGATCAGCGAATCCACGTGTTCGCTTAGCTGCTTCAATCCGATTTCAGCCATCGCCATGCGTTTTTTGCCTTCGAATGAGAATGGCCGTGTTACCACAGCAACAGTCAGGATTCCCAGTTCGCGAGCAATTTCAGCCACTACAGGCGCACCACCAGTACCGGTTCCGCCACCCATACCTGCAGTGATAAAGACCATATCAGCACCTTTAAGCGCCTCTGCGATACGCTCGCGGTCTTCCATTGCAGCCTGACGACCAACGTCAGGATTGGCACCAGCACCCAACCCCTTGGTCAAACCAGAACCCAGCTGAATAACAGAGCGAGCACCCACATTACGTAATGCCTGCGCATCCGTATTGGCACAAATAAACTCTACGCCGTCAATATTGCTTTCTACCATGTGCTGAACAGCATTACCGCCGCCGCCACCAACACCGATAACCTTGATTATCGCGTTTTCCAGCACATCGTCTGCTAATTCAAACATATCGCCTTCTTTTCCAAATGACATGACGCACCCCCCTCTCTGCTACGCACTTGTACATTAAATACTAAAAATTACCTTTTATCCATTCGGATAACTGGGCAAACAGCCCGGAATGTGACTTATCTTCAATTATGGCTGCTGGCTTATTTTTAGGTTGTTTGGCCGCATAAAGAAGCAACCCCACGGCAGTACTATAAATAGGGTTATTAATTATATCCGTTAACCCCGAAACCCCGTGTGGACGAGCCAACCGGACAGGCATATGAAATATTTCTTCAGCCAATTCCACAACACCTTCCATTTTTGAAGTACCACCCGTCAGTACAACCCCAGCAGGTATTAGTTCATCATAGCCACTTCTACGCAATTCTGCCTGAATCAGGGAAAATAATTCATCATATCGAGGTTCGACAACCTCCGCCAAAGACTGCCGTGACAGCTGACGTGGCGGGCGCTCTCCGACACTGGGGACGTTAATCATCTCATCTTCGTGCGCCAGCTGACGCAACGCACAGGCGTATTTGATTTTTATGGCTTCTGCATGCTGGGTCGGTGTCAATAATGCCATTGCAATATCATTGGTGACCTGGTCGCCAGCAATGGGAATAACCGCCGTATGACGAATCGCCCCATCGGTAAAAATAGCAATATCCGTGGTACCACCACCAATATCCACCATACACACACCCAGCTCCCGCTCATCATCGGTCAAGACCGCATAACTGGACGCCAGTTGTTCAAGAATAATATCATCCGTACTGAGGTCACAGCGCTGCACACAGCGTTCAATATTCTGCGCTGCGTTAACCGCTGCAGTAACCAGGTGTACCTTGGCTTCGAGACGGACTCCAGCCATACCGACCGGTTCGCGAATACCTTCCTGATGATCAACCGAATATTCCTGCGGCAATACATGAATGGTGCGGCGGTCTTGCGGAATAGCAACAGCCTGGGCTGCGTCAATAACGCGTTCCACATCCGCTTCGGTTATTTCGGCACCACGTACCGCAACCACACCATTCGAGTTTTGTGATTGCACATGACTACCAGCAATACCGGCATAAACCGAATGAATCGTGCAGCCAGCCATTAATTCTGCTTCTTCAACAGCACGACGAATAGACTGAACGGTGGATTCAATATTAACCACCACGCCTTTTTTCATACCACGACTGGGGTGACTGCCAAGTCCGACAATTTCAATACCGCCTTCCGATGTCACTTCACCAACAATCGCAACGATTTTGGACGTTCCAATGTCCAGTCCTACCAGCATTTGACCTGCCTGCGCATTTGCCATTACCCGGTTACTCCTGTTGTTTGCCAGCGAATAGCAGCACCCTTGCCATATCTCAAATCCACCTGACGCACCTCGTTGGCGTCAAGTTTGCCTAACAGGGCTACCAGACGCTGTAATCGTTCTTCAAAATATTTACGCCCAAACCGTACTACCCAACCGTTCGATAGTGTCGCATCGACAGCTTGCACAGCATTGACATTCATACTGTTCACGGTCAGACCTCGGTCATTCAGTGCCTGCTGCAAGCGCCGGAAATATTTGACGGACTCATTTTTTACCGGATCGGCCCCGTACAAGCGCATCAACCCAGTTGTAGTAAAGCCGGGCGGTATATCCGACAGGCGGCCAGTGGCGGTCAATAACTGCTCGTCATTCCATAACGCCACTGGCAACTCCTCATACAGCAGTAATTCGACACTGTCCGGCCAACGCTTGCGAACTGCGACACGACTGACCAATGGCATTGCAGCAACCTGCCGTTGAACCCGTGTCACATCAAGGGTGAAAAAACTTTCATTTCTCACCCACAATATTTGCCGTGCTATTTCCTCTGCGTGCAAAACGTTTAATCTGCCAATCACCACCACATCCTTGACCGGCCAGGTGTGATAGGCCTGACGTACCAGGACCCCAGCCCCCACAAACAGCAACGCAATCACCAACCCAACCCAAACCTGAGCCGGAATACGTACCCGGAACTTTAATTTCCGGGTAAGCGGTTCTCTTCTAGGTGGCACCAGCGTGGCACCACGTGGCAGCTGCTTGTCCGACATATCAGCGCTTCTGCACCTCTTTCAGTAACTGGATAACCAGTTGTGAAAACGACATGCCTATTGCTCGGGCTGCCATGGGCACCAGGCTATGATCGGTCATGCCTGGACTGGTGTTGACTTCCAGCAACCAGAACTGACCGTCAGCGTCCGCCATCACATCAACCCGACCCCAACCTCGACAGCCAATCAGTTCAAACGCAGTCATCGATAGCTGCTGCAATTCGTTCTCTTTTTCGGCAGTCAGCCCGGAAGGTAATAAATACTGGGTATCCGCCGATTCGTATTTTGCTTCGTAATCATAAAATTCATGTGATGTCCTCAGCTGAATAACCGGTAACGCCTGGCCATTCACCACCGCTATGGTGTACTCACGCCCGCTGATCCAGCGTTCTGCCAGTACTAATGCATCGTATTGACTGGCAAATTGATAACTGTCTTGCAAAGCCTGAGCATCGTGTACTTTACGCATTCCGATGCTGGATCCCTCATGAGCTGGCTTGACGATAACGTCAGTACCCAGCTCATTCATGACTTGCTGCCAATCGGACTGTTGGCCAAGCAACACCGCAGCGGGGGTTGGCAAACCAGCCGCCTGCCAGATCAGTTTAGTGCGCCATTTGTCCATTCCGAGCGCCGATGCCATCACACCGCTGCCGGTGTAGGGTATTTTCAACCACTCCAGCAATCCCTGAATGGTGCCATCCTCGCCACCCCGACCATGCAAGGCGATAAAAGCCATATCAAAATGTTCGCGGGCCAGACGAGCAGCGATATCGTCTTGTACATCAACCCCAACGGCATCCACTCCTTCTGCAATCAAGGCTTCCAACACCGCCTGACCACTGCGCAGCGATACGGGCCGTTCGGCAGAAACCCCACCCATTAGTACCGCAACACGACCAAAACCGATGTCATCCGCCATCAGCGACTCCCCTCTTCAATAATGCTATT from the Candidatus Thalassolituus haligoni genome contains:
- a CDS encoding peptidoglycan DD-metalloendopeptidase family protein, which gives rise to MTTPARTLLFGCLVALPFAMGAAGFWLADWLADEDFSLEPMAAEAWENDLSLQRQELEQIRVQTDQELQALTVKLAELQSRLMRLDALGERLVDVANLEAEEFDFSMAPALGGPGSIGEAYEAPEISDVLNDLADRIGHREQQLEVLDDLMSARRLDEDTFVTGRPIKKGWMSSRYGRRADPFTGQLAWHAGVDFAGKLGSDIVAVASGVVTWAGDRYGYGRLVEINHGNGYKTRYAHCLELNVKVGDIVRKGDVIAAMGSSGRSTGPHVHFEVFKNGRTVDPSAYIHRTLR
- a CDS encoding D-alanine--D-alanine ligase — its product is MADDIGFGRVAVLMGGVSAERPVSLRSGQAVLEALIAEGVDAVGVDVQDDIAARLAREHFDMAFIALHGRGGEDGTIQGLLEWLKIPYTGSGVMASALGMDKWRTKLIWQAAGLPTPAAVLLGQQSDWQQVMNELGTDVIVKPAHEGSSIGMRKVHDAQALQDSYQFASQYDALVLAERWISGREYTIAVVNGQALPVIQLRTSHEFYDYEAKYESADTQYLLPSGLTAEKENELQQLSMTAFELIGCRGWGRVDVMADADGQFWLLEVNTSPGMTDHSLVPMAARAIGMSFSQLVIQLLKEVQKR
- the ftsA gene encoding cell division protein FtsA, whose product is MANAQAGQMLVGLDIGTSKIVAIVGEVTSEGGIEIVGLGSHPSRGMKKGVVVNIESTVQSIRRAVEEAELMAGCTIHSVYAGIAGSHVQSQNSNGVVAVRGAEITEADVERVIDAAQAVAIPQDRRTIHVLPQEYSVDHQEGIREPVGMAGVRLEAKVHLVTAAVNAAQNIERCVQRCDLSTDDIILEQLASSYAVLTDDERELGVCMVDIGGGTTDIAIFTDGAIRHTAVIPIAGDQVTNDIAMALLTPTQHAEAIKIKYACALRQLAHEDEMINVPSVGERPPRQLSRQSLAEVVEPRYDELFSLIQAELRRSGYDELIPAGVVLTGGTSKMEGVVELAEEIFHMPVRLARPHGVSGLTDIINNPIYSTAVGLLLYAAKQPKNKPAAIIEDKSHSGLFAQLSEWIKGNF
- the ftsZ gene encoding cell division protein FtsZ, whose translation is MFELADDVLENAIIKVIGVGGGGGNAVQHMVESNIDGVEFICANTDAQALRNVGARSVIQLGSGLTKGLGAGANPDVGRQAAMEDRERIAEALKGADMVFITAGMGGGTGTGGAPVVAEIARELGILTVAVVTRPFSFEGKKRMAMAEIGLKQLSEHVDSLITIPNEKLLSVLGKGTTLMDAFRTANDVLHGAVKGIADLITQQGMINVDFADVRTVMSEMGQAMMGSGSASGENRARKAAEAAVGSPLLEDVNLKGARGILVNVTAGFDLSLGEFSEVGDIIGEYAAEDATVVVGTVIDPEMSDELRVTVVATGLNYHASASASVAAEPRPKKVVDNAPAPKRADGTTDYNKLDRPAVSRQAGAGAQAATRAEPQTRQDMEYLDIPAFLRRQAD
- the lpxC gene encoding UDP-3-O-acyl-N-acetylglucosamine deacetylase, encoding MIPQRTLKNTIRASGVGLHSGEKVYLTLKPAPVNTGIVFRRTDLDPVVDIPAHALNVGETTLSTTLVRDHAKVDTVEHLLSAMAGLGIDNAVVEVSAREVPIMDGSSGPFVFLLQSAGLMEQDAPKRFIRIKRRIEVKERDKTAAFLPYDGFKVSFEIDFDHPVLKQSVQKASLDFSSTSYVKEVSRARTFGFTKDLEYMRSKNLALGGSVKNAIVVDDYRVLNEDGLRYEDEFVKHKILDAVGDLYLLGHSLIGEYIGYKSGHGLNNCLLRELLAHEDAWEFVEFSEEAAPITYMRPAAAG
- a CDS encoding cell division protein FtsQ/DivIB — translated: MSDKQLPRGATLVPPRREPLTRKLKFRVRIPAQVWVGLVIALLFVGAGVLVRQAYHTWPVKDVVVIGRLNVLHAEEIARQILWVRNESFFTLDVTRVQRQVAAMPLVSRVAVRKRWPDSVELLLYEELPVALWNDEQLLTATGRLSDIPPGFTTTGLMRLYGADPVKNESVKYFRRLQQALNDRGLTVNSMNVNAVQAVDATLSNGWVVRFGRKYFEERLQRLVALLGKLDANEVRQVDLRYGKGAAIRWQTTGVTG